ggtaatgcattttattttatatcagGAAGAAACTCCCCATTTCAAGAGCAACATAGCAATTAGTTTTATCAATACAAAGAATAATCATTCATCTTCGTCCTAACTGCTTCTTGAACGCCTTCAAGGACTTTGCCATTATTGGAGCGACCCCTGTGGCGATAAACATGTAAAACAGGTTATGCAATCCATAATAAAATACGGGCAGTCAAATCATGTACAGTGTTCATTTCAAACTATTTGTATAGCTTGGCCTGTGAATGGTAAGTAGGACCAAACTGCACAAGCGATACTCATGTAGGCTCACTTGTTTTCTTGCGAGGGTCTTGTGTGTTGCCTGGCCCTGAagtggtggtggcggcggcggcgctgctgctgttgctgttgctaCTGCTAGTGGTCTGTGCAGGGTCATTGCCCGGCTTTGCTTTGCTCTCTCGAGATTTGACGCTTGAATATTGAAGAAACATGGAAAAACTTAtctttaaaacattttctctcACGTTAAAAGCAGCTTTTGAATAATTATGACATGAGACTCGGGTCACGTTGCGACATGTGACAAAAGAGGCCTCCAGCCACAATAAAAACCAGTTCATCCAGCACACTGctccatttattttgtttggatAAGCAAAGGCCCGGCGCCTTTTAAGCATGACATGACAAAATTCTCTAGGAGCTGCTTGTAACAAGTGTCCTAGTACACTTTATGTGCATTTATGTGCAGGACGCGTACACTAAATAAATCCTTCATATTTTGATTGTGGCAACCCACCTGCACTTGGACTGTTGAGGCTGCTGAACCGCAGTTCCATGGATTTCTTGTTGGATACGCACATGTCTGGGTGGCTTGGCAACAGTGTGAATAAAAGCCATCTTCACTTGCCGGCCTAAAGAGAAAAGGGTGGATACAATGTCATGAAAACGATTTACTATTTTTGGCAGTGTGAAAATTAGTTTGTGTTGTagaatatactgtgtatatcaggggtgggcaaactacggcccgggggccacatgcggcccaccaagcgtttgaatccggcccgccagttgctttctaagtaacttcaacttttaacatacaaactggcaacatgacttgcaagtcggatgtctgatttagtaaaaaataaacaacaaaactgtcaaattaaatgacatagtttgatgtggtgtgatgtttaaagtgggttagggttaaaaaagggttaaaaaagggacatgagaacatacaactgatataggataacacttttacagataaaattagacaaataattcaaggaaaatgataagcataaaatagtgtgtgtgtgttaaatatatgttctggccccccagacaattttgttaactcaatgcggccctcgagtccaaatatttgcccacccctggtgtatataCAAGTGTATTAAATGTGTCAGTTGTGGTACCATACAACTTTATGGAGTgcgagtgtatgtgtgtgtgggggggggggggggggggggggcgcaaagGACACTGATGTTTGACCTGAGGAGGGAGTGGCTGCTGGATCAAACTCTTCAAATGTCTAGAAAATATTATAGaatagactttttaatgatgtcctAAGAGTAAAACACACATTATATTAATGTTCATACGCAACAATCCTATAATACGTAATGAACTATGTATGCGGATTCGGGGGAACATGCTCGCACGTAGACTCCAGACCAGAACAAGTCATAAGTGAAGCAAACTCATTGTACAAGGCAGCAGCGATGAGGACCACAATTTCAGTGTCGTCTTTTTCCTTAAATGTTGGGTCACGGTCTCGATTGCAACCATCTTTGACGTGCTTTCCTATGTTAATATTTAACTATGATTGATTGACTTTCTTGTGACAGACAATTGTGATATCGGTGACATGTTGGCACACTCGGTTTATTTCTTCTGAACAATAAGATCAAAATGTCCTGTTCAGCCAACAGCACCACCTGCTATTGTGGTGTGCAAATTGTAAAATGTACTAGCTTTTGTGAGTAAATCAGAGTGGATTTGGGTGTGGAACTGCAAGGCAAAAAATTGTGCATGACAGCGGTAAGATTGTGAAAACAGCCACGATTTTGGAATTGATTTTGGAATTGAAGGAATGTTCTTTTGTATGTGTAAAACATGCTGTATTTGTTTCTGAAGCAGGGTGTATTTGTCTGATAGGTATGTTTCTAatttgtaaaacaaaatgtCTTAGTTTGTGAATGAAGTTTTATATTTGCAAATTTGGACGTCAAAGAgagtaaaacatgttttgtgtatttggtaGGTTTTGGCAGGGTGCTTTAACACCATACCTTTAGACTATTTGTGAAGTCTTTGTACACACCTTTTGGTTTCTTGGAATGATCCGAGACTATTTTTTTGGCTAGCCTCTGGAATTTTCTCTCCCTTTCTTCAGACAGTCTGATGTACATCTCTTTCCATGACTCATACTGCTGAAGTTTGGCATCCTTGAAGTCCCTGTGGCAGTGCTTTCCCCACAGGTTGTCCGTCTCTCCGATGTACACCTGTACAAACACGAATGACGGAACATTTCAAGCCATTCATGCGTGCCCGTTTAATCTCAGCTTATTTACTGTAAATCCAACAGAAGTACAAGACATTTGTGTCCACTtgtttgactgtaggcaagTTGGAGGAATAACATCCCATTGGACGACACACTTGATTTTTGGTTGGAGTTATGACATTCAGAGCCTATTATATAGACTATAGAGTCTATTCTAAATTTAGGCTGAATACGAATTCTTCCCCTTAGGTTTTGTACATCCACGAGAATCAAATGGTGTCCCAGTTCTCGTTATACCAACGGTTAAAGGCCCTAGAAAGCAAGTGTGGTCTGGCACCAGACTTGAAACTAAGGGGCAGGCGGAGACTGAAACTCAGAGGAGGAGAGCGaggccaaaacaaaaaatggttgATAAGGTTTATACATTCGCTGATGTTCATAAAGTGTTGTTATTTCTATTTCATATGTATATTTGATTTCTATTTTGATGAATGTTACAGTTATGGATGTCCGATTatcggtactgataattatcgataTCACCCAACGATTATCAGTATCGATaattatcagcataaaaatgcaatattggttgttatcggtatcagatttgttttaataatacattttatttataggtGCCTTTCAGAACACTCAAGGTCACCTTACAGAGTGGTTaaagtaaataatttttttatatttaaaaaaatattgtatacaacatgtgtgttcattccaccacatgacatatgtcatgttacacatatcggtatctgCTGATATctgtatcggaaattgagagttgggacaatatcagcatatcaAATTTCAGCTAAAAAGCCAATAATGGGACCTCCCTAGTTACAGTGCTTGTGTTGGTTTCTGAGCTGTTATTTATTAGTCGTTTGTAAATGTCCCAGTTTGTATAAATTACTTACTTTATGgtaagaaattattattatgaacaatTTAATGATCTCATCTCCCCATGTCGCAGCCAGCAAGAGGTGACGGGTGATGACTTATTGACAATCAGTCTTACCGGGTTGCATTCCTCAATGCGTAGCAGCTGCTCCGGCGTACACCGCTCCAACACCGGCTCAAGGATTTCAAATGGGACACTGCCCGTTTCATAAAgcactgagacaaagagaacACAAGGATAATGAATTTAGCAATCGCTATAAATGTGCAAGCCGAGCATACAAGTAATATTTTAGTGGTTTAACAGTGAAAAAGATtgtacacattttaaaacattctaCATTAGGCAttgtcaaacataaaaatgtgtattgaaGGGACGTAGGCATGACTTACAGTTAATATTGTTCTGCAACATGCGTATACACTGCTGGTACAAGCTCATCATGGCCGGCAGGAAGATGGTCTTGGTTCCAGAGTAGACCTGCATCTTCCTGTTTAGACGCTGACCAGTGAATACTGTACATTCCTCAGGCTGGTCTACAAACTCAGGCTCTTTCTCCACTTAAAAGACAAATAGAGTTTATAGTAGCTTGTCATTAACCCTTAGATTAAATGACCCGGTccggttgttttcttgaaatatcttcgtaattaaaaattgttatttcatattccaggtattcctcaaaaaacatgtttttgatatcatgccattcaaatttttaacttaccttttatacattttaagaaatttttgtttttgtgttactaccccaaccttccataagtgggtcaaaaatgacccgcatgcattttctatggaatccaataggaacctttgattcttatcaactttggctatcaggaataaattaactgtagaccacacagactatatcaggagtgtcacccctcaggaagattaCTTTACACATCAAGTGCTAATACATGaaagtattatcttcatatgatattgtgtgtgtgtccttcatgactgttagtattatcaacaaattagcctactttataacgagctgacactagctggctaacattactGTAGTATGTATTGTTGGGCATACTTTATAAATAGCTAACACCAGTAGTTTTTGTCAAATATAATATGCAGTATAGGTATTACACCTGTCTGAGATACTGTATATCTGGAATACTATAGCATTGGCATAGTCAAGTATGCTATagcattattcctaaccaaaatggcaaaaatggcttaaaaacacattgattctaatatgggtcatttttgacccacttatggaagagtgtagggtccagtcactcatgcatctaagggttaagtgTGAAATTTCATGTTTGGTGGCCATGATGTACCTTTCCTGTCGAAATAGTCAAACGTGGATACTTCAGGAAGAAAGGCCGGTAAAGGAATGCTCAGCTGGTCCTTTGGAGAATCCATAAACTTCTACAATTAAAAAGGTTAAACCAATAATTGAAATTCAAATAGTTCACATTTTAGATTGAGTAGGGTACCTTTTTTGGAGAAGCAGGCATCAATGTGGGCTTTACAacagtttgttttggttgttccTTGCTCTTTTTGGATGCTTTCTTGC
The window above is part of the Doryrhamphus excisus isolate RoL2022-K1 chromosome 20, RoL_Dexc_1.0, whole genome shotgun sequence genome. Proteins encoded here:
- the eloal gene encoding elongin A, like: MASSSELVKRILRYKCQLAGTPQSATVLKILQKLNNLDVTVDVLAETGIGKTVNSLRKHKEAGELAKGLVKGWKRLLPKKSSHPDNGKASDSLFIKEQVINDMNCPNRVEDVNNNCLKSKGKSVDTSTEPVNEKHHTEKTHGNHEQKKTEQNETSDDDTTNKLGVLSLKNILEEKRDAGLKQKKNGNCKSKSKEQRQEKSGSCHLERKSKKKSKEPPQLCDGTSPDKPLHSDDVREDRSSGSSDTSNRKKKREKDEELSKPTKKRVKIQAQPDNESDIEEPSMSFESYLNYDENVSKKKERSRSKKASKKSKEQPKQTVVKPTLMPASPKKKFMDSPKDQLSIPLPAFLPEVSTFDYFDRKVEKEPEFVDQPEECTVFTGQRLNRKMQVYSGTKTIFLPAMMSLYQQCIRMLQNNINLLYETGSVPFEILEPVLERCTPEQLLRIEECNPVYIGETDNLWGKHCHRDFKDAKLQQYESWKEMYIRLSEERERKFQRLAKKIVSDHSKKPKGRQVKMAFIHTVAKPPRHVRIQQEIHGTAVQQPQQSKCSVKSRESKAKPGNDPAQTTSSSNSNSSSAAAATTTSGPGNTQDPRKKTRVAPIMAKSLKAFKKQLGRR